In a single window of the Nilaparvata lugens isolate BPH chromosome 1, ASM1435652v1, whole genome shotgun sequence genome:
- the LOC111056812 gene encoding uncharacterized protein LOC111056812: MIWAWLIVLLLPAAVIANESEPQAVEPEPFRKICPVCRFVCRKLNCPAGSMETQNAPKPCTCDNCPFCAVYKEKGESCDYNQRFPSNRRRKRQTSEVRHVCQQGLTCQDGTCH; this comes from the exons ATGATATGGGCGTGGCTGATAGTTCTTCTGCTCCCTGCAGCAGTGATCGCAAATGAGTCGGAACCTCAGGCTGTAGAACCGGAGCCATTCAGGAAAATCTGTCCTGTGTGCCGATTCGTGTGCAGGAAGCTCAACTGTCCTGCAGGATCAATGGAGACCCAGAATGCTCCAAAGCCATGTACCTGTGACAACTGTCCATTCTGCGCTGTTTATAAAG AGAAGGGAGAAAGCTGTGACTACAATCAACGCTTCCCCTCCaacagaagaaggaaaagacAAACTTCAGAGGTGAGACATGTATGCCAACAAGGTTTGACATGTCAAGATGGCACGTGCCACTGA
- the LOC111056811 gene encoding uncharacterized protein LOC111056811 gives MWLIVIQITLLLSIGIASGEDETAKPDSYNEKCDTELCSSALMKKLTCNSSDSKCHGYLLPKGPCDCCPVCVGFEEKSAAKMFPTSTEIAVSAAEKIVPKIKELPGPGEVNERENEEYNLDYEYGTDEDEDEEESEETKLEIAKFLKVLLSEPSSVEYSTNLKKTANKYTET, from the exons ATGTGGTTGATTGTCATCCAAATAACTCTGCTATTATCCATTGGGATTGCCAGTGGCGAGGACGAGACTGCCAAGCCGGACTCCTACAACGAGAAATGCGACACAGAATTGTGCAGCAGCGCTCTCATGAAAAAGCTGACTTGCAATAGTTCGGATAGCAAATGTCACGGCTATTTGTTGCCGAAAGGACCATGTGACTGCTGTCCTGTCTGCGTGGGATTCGAGG AAAAAAGTGCAGCAAAAATGTTTCCAACTTCAACCGAGATCGCTGTATCCGCTGCTGAAAAAATTGTTCCTAAAATCAAAGAACTGCCTGGACCCGGAGAGGTGAACGAGAGAGAGAACGAAGAATACAACCTCGACTACGAATACGGCACGGATGAagacgaagatgaagaagagagcGAGGAGACTAAACTAGAAATCGCCAAATTTCTCAAGGTTCTTCTGTCCGAGCCTAGCTCAGTCGAATATTCTACCAATCTGAAgaaaactgcaaataaataCACAGAAACGTGA